The genomic DNA GAGTCCGAGGGCCTTGGCGGCGACGGCGAACGATCCCGCGAGCCCCTCGGCGCCCCCGGTTTCGCTGCCGTAGCCGACGAGCAGGGAGAACGGTGCAGGCAACAGTCGGCTCCTATCGTGAGGTATCCCTAACTAAGGGCGACCTTACTTGCGTGAGGGCGGGGTGGGATCGTCCCTTCGGGTGATTTTCGCTACGCGCAGTGTTGGAATGTCCTCATGCTCAGCCTCGAGGAGATCTCGGACCGCCTGGAGATCCAGCAGCTGCTGGTCGACTACTCCACCGCCATCGACAACCGCCGCTTCGACGACCTGGACGCGGTCTTCACCGCCGACGCCTACATCGACTACCGCGCCATGGGCGGCATCGACGGCCAGTATCCCGAGGTCAAGGCCTGGCTGGCGCAAGTGCTGCCGCACTTCCCGGCGTATTCGCACATGCTGGGTAACCTGTCGATCACCTTCGCCGGCGACACCGCGTCCTCCCGGGTCATCTGCTTCAACCCGATGGTGCTCGACGGCGAGAGCAAGCAGGTGTTGTTCTGCGGGCTCTGGTACGACGACGAGTTCATCCGGACCGCCGACGGCTGGCGGATGACCCGGCGGGTCGAGACGAAGTGCTTTGACAAACTCGTCTGATTTCTGTTGCGAGTGCTGCCTCTGGCACAATGAGC from Mycolicibacterium tokaiense includes the following:
- a CDS encoding nuclear transport factor 2 family protein, with amino-acid sequence MLSLEEISDRLEIQQLLVDYSTAIDNRRFDDLDAVFTADAYIDYRAMGGIDGQYPEVKAWLAQVLPHFPAYSHMLGNLSITFAGDTASSRVICFNPMVLDGESKQVLFCGLWYDDEFIRTADGWRMTRRVETKCFDKLV